The proteins below are encoded in one region of Buttiauxella gaviniae:
- the uvrC gene encoding excinuclease ABC subunit UvrC, protein MSEIFDPRAFLKTVTSQPGVYRMYDASETVIYVGKAKDLKKRLSSYFRSNLASRKTEALVALIQHIDVTVTHTETEALLLEHNYIKLYQPRYNVLLRDDKSYPFIFLSGDTHPRLAMHRGAKHAKGEYFGPFPNGYAVRETLALLQKIFPIRQCENNVYRNRSRPCLQYQIGRCLGPCVAGLVSEEDYAQQVEYVRLFLSGKDDQVLNQLIARMEQASQNLAFEEAARIRDQIQAVRRVTEKQFVSNTGDDLDVIGVSFDSGMACVHVLFIRQGKVLGSRSYFPKVPNGTELAEVVETFVGQFYLQGSQMRTLPSEILLDFNLPDKTLLSDSLTELAGRRINVQTKPRGDRARYLKLARTNAATALVTRLAQQSTIHQRLAALASVLELPAIKRMECFDISHTMGEQTIASCVVFDANGPLRAEYRRYNIEGITPGDDYAAMNQVLRRRYGKAIDESKVPDVILIDGGKGQLGQAKTVFAELDVPWDKHHPLLLGVAKGADRKAGLETLFFEPEGEGFSLPPDSPALHVIQHIRDESHDHAISGHRKKRAKVKNTSALETIEGVGPKRRQQLLKYMGGLQPLKNASVEEIAKVPGISQALAEKIFYSLKH, encoded by the coding sequence GTGAGTGAAATCTTTGACCCACGCGCTTTTCTCAAAACCGTCACCAGCCAACCTGGCGTCTACCGCATGTATGACGCCAGCGAAACGGTCATTTACGTTGGTAAAGCCAAAGATCTAAAAAAGCGCCTGTCGAGCTACTTCAGGAGCAATCTTGCCAGCCGTAAAACCGAAGCTCTGGTTGCGTTAATCCAGCATATCGACGTGACGGTCACCCACACCGAAACCGAAGCGTTGCTGCTCGAGCACAACTACATCAAGCTTTATCAGCCGCGCTACAACGTGCTGCTGCGTGATGACAAATCTTATCCGTTCATTTTCCTTAGCGGTGATACGCACCCTCGATTAGCGATGCATCGTGGCGCGAAGCATGCCAAAGGGGAGTACTTCGGGCCATTCCCAAATGGCTATGCGGTGCGCGAAACGCTGGCGCTATTGCAAAAAATCTTCCCGATTCGTCAGTGCGAAAACAATGTTTATCGCAACCGCTCACGTCCTTGCCTGCAATATCAAATTGGCCGCTGTCTGGGCCCGTGTGTTGCGGGTCTGGTCAGCGAAGAAGATTACGCTCAGCAGGTGGAATATGTGCGTCTGTTCCTGTCCGGTAAAGATGACCAGGTCCTGAATCAGTTGATTGCCAGAATGGAGCAGGCGAGTCAAAACCTGGCGTTTGAAGAGGCCGCGCGCATCCGCGACCAGATTCAGGCGGTTCGTCGCGTCACGGAAAAACAGTTTGTTTCCAATACCGGTGATGATCTTGACGTTATCGGCGTATCGTTCGACTCGGGTATGGCCTGCGTGCATGTTCTTTTTATCCGACAAGGTAAAGTGTTGGGCAGCCGCAGTTACTTCCCGAAAGTGCCAAATGGTACGGAGCTTGCAGAAGTCGTTGAAACTTTTGTCGGGCAGTTCTATTTGCAGGGCAGCCAGATGCGCACGCTGCCTTCTGAAATCCTGCTGGACTTCAATTTACCGGATAAAACCTTGCTGTCGGATTCCCTGACCGAACTGGCAGGGCGGCGTATTAACGTGCAGACCAAGCCTCGCGGTGACAGGGCGCGTTATCTTAAACTTGCTCGTACTAACGCCGCGACGGCGTTGGTCACGCGCCTGGCGCAGCAATCGACTATCCACCAGCGTCTGGCGGCCTTAGCCAGTGTGCTGGAACTGCCAGCAATCAAAAGGATGGAGTGCTTTGACATCAGCCACACCATGGGGGAGCAAACCATCGCGTCCTGCGTGGTGTTTGATGCCAATGGCCCGTTACGCGCGGAATACCGACGCTATAACATTGAAGGCATCACGCCGGGGGATGATTACGCGGCGATGAATCAGGTGTTGCGCCGTCGCTACGGTAAAGCCATCGACGAGAGCAAAGTTCCGGATGTGATTCTTATTGATGGCGGTAAAGGGCAGTTAGGTCAGGCGAAAACCGTATTTGCTGAACTGGATGTGCCGTGGGATAAACACCATCCTTTGCTGCTGGGTGTGGCAAAAGGGGCCGATCGTAAAGCAGGGCTGGAAACGCTGTTCTTTGAGCCGGAAGGCGAGGGATTTTCACTCCCGCCAGATTCACCGGCGCTGCATGTTATCCAGCATATTCGGGATGAATCACATGACCACGCGATTTCCGGCCACCGTAAAAAACGAGCGAAAGTCAAAAATACCAGTGCTCTGGAGACTATCGAGGGCGTTGGGCCAAAACGTCGCCAGCAATTGTTGAAATATATGGGGGGATTGCAACCATTAAAGAATGCATCCGTGGAAGAAATCGCAAAAGTGCCGGGTATCTCGCAAGCGTTGGCAGAAAAGATCTTCTACTCGTTGAAACATTAA